Part of the Raphanus sativus cultivar WK10039 unplaced genomic scaffold, ASM80110v3 Scaffold4251, whole genome shotgun sequence genome, AAAGATCCGACTCTATTGACTAAGTAAGTAACCTATAATATTTACTCTCAGGGCCCTCATCCACTTTGAAAAAAATTTACTTAATCTTTGTTTGATTGTTCTCAGAGAAGAGAGTGAGATGCCTAAAGTGTGGGCACAGATTTGTCTCCAGAGGATGGTTGATCTGGCTAAAGAAAGCACAACTCTGCGGTGTATCTTGGATCCTATGTTCAGCTATTTCAACTCTAGACGCCAATGGACTCCTCCAAACGGTCTGGCCATGATAGTTCTCTCTGATGCAACATATATGATGGAAACCTCTGGTATCTACTTAGTCTCTCTTTCCTCTTTTTATTTAACACTGGTCAAAATATCTATTACATcatcatataatatttatttctattacatatgatatataaaaactaCCTGCAACATATGCAATAATGATGAACTTACGCAATCCTTGTCCGTGAAGTTGTTTTGTCTATACATGTATGCGTACTAAttgttatgtttcttttttcttatactAGGGAGTCAGCAGCTGGTGTTATCAACTGTTGTACGTCATCTTGACAATAAGCATGTTGTCAGTGATCCTGAACTCAAGGCATATATCATACAAGTTGCTGGTTGTCTAGCAAAGCTGATCCGGACCAGTTCGTACCTCAGGGACATAAGTTTTGTTAATGACTTGTGCCGGCATCTGAGGAAAAGCTTCCAGGCAACGTCGAGATCAGTTGGAGAAGAGGAACTCAACTTGAACGTGATGCTTCAGAACTCTATTGAAGATTGTCTGCGAGAGATAGCCAAAGGAATTGGAAACACACAGCCATTGTTCGATATGATGGCTGTTTTAGTCGAGGGGCTTCCTTCTTCAGGAGTTGTTTCACGTGCAGCGGTTGGATCACTGTTGATTCTCGCACACGCAATGTCTTCAGCGTTGTCCCCATCTATGCGTTCGCAACAGGTTTTCCCAGACGCACTTCTTGATGCGCTTCTTAAAGCAATGCTGCATCCAAATGTGGAAACTCGTGTGGGAGCGCATGAGATATTCTCTGTGATTCTCTTGCCGAGTTCTGGTCAGTCTCAGGCTGGACttgcatcagtgagagcttctgGTTATCTCAACGAGTCCAGGAACTTGAGAAGCGATACAACAACCTCTGCGTTCACATCTATCGCTGCTAGATTAGACAAGCTCAGAAAGGAGAAGGACGGCGTCAAGATTGAGAAGAACGGTTATAATGAGGATCTTAAGAACTACAAATCTTCCCCAAACTTTCACAAGTTGAATTCCATGATTGATAGGACTGCTGGGAGTGTCAGTCTAGCTGATATGGTAAATGTGCTAATGAACCATCACATGTTTTATGCAGTCTTCTAATgctattttggtgttttttgaAGTTACCATCAATGATGAAGTTTACTGAAGATCAAATAGGGCAATTGTTATCTGCGTTTTGGACACAGTCAACTCTTTCTGATAATGTACCTTCAAACATTGAAGCTATTGCTCATTCTTTGAGTTTGGTGCTTCTTTCCTTGCGACTAAAGGTACACCTCTTCTGTCTCTCTTAATGTCCACACTTTGGTGATGCTGTACTTAACCCCTCTCATGATCATTTTAAACTGCAGAACCCTGATGATGGGCTTGTTGTCCGTGCCTTCCAGCTTCTTTTCTCACTGAGGAATCTTTCTTTGGACCTTAATAACGGTACTCTATGATTTGATTATACTCTCTTAATCTGATCAAAACGTTTAGAAACCGCTTATGTGCAATCAAACTTTCCTCATTGCCAGGGACATTGCCAACGGTTTGCAAGCGGTTGATCCTTGCTTTATCCACGAGTACGCTGATGTTCGCTGCCAAAATATATCAGATTCCTCATATTTGCAAAATCTTGAAGagtcaacttcctggtgatgtGAGTTCTCAGTGCGCTGTTTCACTTATTACATCTCTCCATAGAGGTTGTGTGTATAACTTGATCATGtgctaaaaaaaatatttcaggtGGATCCGTATCTGTTCATTGGCGATGACTTGCAACTTCACTTAAAACCACAGGCGAATATGAAAGACTTTGGGTCATCAAGTGATAGCCAGATGGCTACTTCAATGCTGTTTGAGATGAGAAGCAAAGTAGAACTCTCCAACACTATCATAACCGATGTTGTGGCTAAAAATCTATCTAAGGCTTCAAAGGTAAAGCTTAGcttttatgttatttgtttGAGTATAGACCTGGTGTTTCTTGTACTGACTTGAGTTTATGTATATGTTTCTCTTGTTAAGTTCCAAGAAGCTGATGTACAGATGCAACTCTCTGAGCCGTTCACACCTGATGATGCTTTTATGTTTGGATCACGGCTTATCTCTGAGCCTGGACCAAACCAAAGTATCTCTAAGGAATCGCTGTCCTTTGATGAGGTAAACTAATCTCTCTCAAGATCCAGATTGGGTTTAACTTTGGGACATTGTATGTAAATATTAGTTTCTTTTGTTACAGGACATACCTGCAGGTACAATGGTTGAGGACGAAGTGACGAGTGAACTCTCTGTACGTTTTCAACCAAGAGGGTCCCCTTCATCATCTACTCCTCAAGTTCTCAGCATTGGCCAGCTTATGGAATCTGTAAGCGCAGAACCGCATTCAACATAAGTTAGAAACGATTTGTCATTCTTATGATTTTGTTGTCTAGGCGCTTGAGGTGGCTGGTCAAGTAGTTGTGTCATCTGTCTCCACTTCTCCGCTTCCTTACGACACAATGACAAACCGCTGCGAAACCTTTGGGACTGGGACAAGACAGAGGCTCTCAAGGTGGTTGGCCACCGAGAACCGCCAAGTGAATGGTCTCTACAGAAACTCATCAGAGGAGTCTTCTGCACTTGAAAAGGTATATGTTCACCTTTCAAAGGCCTAGTTTCAGTCTTGTGTTTGTCTTTTACTAATACTgagaaagtttgaaactttacaGGTAACAGAAGATGGGAGCATCTATGGGAGAGAATGTGGTGTGTTTCAGGATACGTGGTCCATGATGAGTCTGCCTCCAGCTAGTCCCTTTGACAATTTCCTCAAAGCAGCAGGAGCTGGAAGATGATTCAGTTAACTCAGATGATGATATCAAGTCTCTCATGTAGAAAAATGTGTGTGTAGTACTAGTAGTGTGTAATCTTATCCTTGAGATATTGGGTTTGTACTTTGTACTCTCTAGTCAGCTAACTATCTAGGCTTAGAGTACGATGAATCGATGATGCTTCAGACACAGGCTTGTAATGATTTAGATTCAGTTGTTGACTTGAAACTATTTGCTTTCTTATGTCAAAAGACTCTTCTATTCTAAATCCTCTAAACTTAAAAGTAAAGTTGTTAAACATTTTTCTTAATCATTTTGATAGTTTATTTGCACTTCATTCGATCTTTAAAGGGATTTACCCATGTAAGACAATACATAACAAATCAAAAGAACCgttgaaaaatatataaggaATGCTCAGAGGATATGACCAGGAGCTTC contains:
- the LOC108843254 gene encoding protein SEMI-ROLLED LEAF 2-like, coding for MGFISRNVFPACESMCVCCPALRPRSRHPAKRYKKLLGEIFPKSPDGAPNERKIVKLCEYAAKNPIRIPKIAKILEERCYKDLRSEQMKFINIVTEAYNKMLCHCKDQMAYFAASLLNVVTELLENSKQDTPTILGCQTLTRFIYSQVDGTYTHSIEKFAHKVCSLAREQGEEHQKQCLRASGLQCLSAMVWFMGEFSQIFASFDEIVHAVLDNYEANMIAQTNEDREEQNCNWVNEVIRCEGRGAGVSGCNSPSYMIVRPRTARKDPTLLTKEESEMPKVWAQICLQRMVDLAKESTTLRCILDPMFSYFNSRRQWTPPNGLAMIVLSDATYMMETSGSQQLVLSTVVRHLDNKHVVSDPELKAYIIQVAGCLAKLIRTSSYLRDISFVNDLCRHLRKSFQATSRSVGEEELNLNVMLQNSIEDCLREIAKGIGNTQPLFDMMAVLVEGLPSSGVVSRAAVGSLLILAHAMSSALSPSMRSQQVFPDALLDALLKAMLHPNVETRVGAHEIFSVILLPSSGQSQAGLASVRASGYLNESRNLRSDTTTSAFTSIAARLDKLRKEKDGVKIEKNGYNEDLKNYKSSPNFHKLNSMIDRTAGSVSLADMLPSMMKFTEDQIGQLLSAFWTQSTLSDNVPSNIEAIAHSLSLVLLSLRLKNPDDGLVVRAFQLLFSLRNLSLDLNNGTLPTVCKRLILALSTSTLMFAAKIYQIPHICKILKSQLPGDVDPYLFIGDDLQLHLKPQANMKDFGSSSDSQMATSMLFEMRSKVELSNTIITDVVAKNLSKASKFQEADVQMQLSEPFTPDDAFMFGSRLISEPGPNQSISKESLSFDEDIPAGTMVEDEVTSELSVRFQPRGSPSSSTPQVLSIGQLMESALEVAGQVVVSSVSTSPLPYDTMTNRCETFGTGTRQRLSRWLATENRQVNGLYRNSSEESSALEKVTEDGSIYGRECGVFQDTWSMMSLPPASPFDNFLKAAGAGR